GCTTCGTGAAGGTCGCGAAGGTGGTAGTCCGGGTCCTCGGCCGCCTGGGCCTTCGCATCGTCGTCGGTGAAGAACTCGTTCCCCTGATCGGTCTTGAAGTGGTACTTCACCCAGAAGCGGTGCCCACCGGCGTTCTGCCACAAGAAGGTGTGGCTCGAGAAGCCGTCCATGTGCCGCCAGGTCTTCGGGATGCCCCGGTCACCCATCAAGAAGATGACCTGGTGGGCGGACTCGGGCGAGAGCGTCCAGAAGTCCCACTGCATGTTGTGGTCGCGCAGGTGCGTGTCCCCGCGGCGCTTCTGGGAGTGGATGAAGTCGGAGAACTTCTGGGGGTCCCGGATGAAAAAGACCGGGGTGTTGTTCCCGACGAGGTCGTAGTTCCCCTCCTCGGTGTAGAACTTGATCGCGAAGCCGCGGGGGTCGCGCACCGTGTCGGCCGAGCCCTGCTCGCCGGCGACGGTCGAGAAGCGGGCGAGGACGTCGGTCTTCGTCCCGCTCCTCAGGAAGTCGGCGCGGCACCACGCGCTCACGTCACCGGTGACCTCGAAGCTGCCGCGCGCCCCCCCGCCCTTCGCATGGACCACCCGCTCGGGGACCCGCTCGCGGTTGAAGTGCGCCATCTTCTCGAGGAGGGCGTGGTCCTGGAGGAGGATCGGGCCGTCGGGGCCGACGGTGAGCGAGTGCTCGTTGCTCGTCAGCGGCGCGCCCGCACCCGTCCTCGCGACAGCTTCGTCCTTGGCCACCTCGCCTCACCTCCAACGCCCGCGCGGGGCACGAGGTAGCCATACCCGCCCACGCAGCCGCGAACCGGGGGCGATCCGCGAAAGGGTCGGCCGCCTCGCCGCCCGGAGGCCGGCCGCTGGCCGCCCCGGAATCAGCCGAGCTCGCGCACCTGGCCCGCGGCGACCTCGACGCGCCGACCGAGCGCGACGGCTTCGAGCAGCCGCCGGTCGTGGGTGACGAGGAGCAGCGTCCCGGGGAAGGCGTTGAGCGCCCCCTCGAGCTCCTCGATCGCCGGCAGGTCGAGGTGGTTCGTCGGCTCGTCGAGCACGAGGCAGTTCACCTGACGCGCCATGAACAGCGCGAGCGTGGCGCGCGTCCGCTCGCCGGGCGAGAGCGTCGCGACGTCGCGCCGCACGTGCTCGGCGCCGAGGCCGAACTTCGCGAGCAGCGAGCGCGTCTCGGAGAGCGCGAGCTCGTCACCGA
This is a stretch of genomic DNA from Acidimicrobiales bacterium. It encodes these proteins:
- a CDS encoding catalase: MAKDEAVARTGAGAPLTSNEHSLTVGPDGPILLQDHALLEKMAHFNRERVPERVVHAKGGGARGSFEVTGDVSAWCRADFLRSGTKTDVLARFSTVAGEQGSADTVRDPRGFAIKFYTEEGNYDLVGNNTPVFFIRDPQKFSDFIHSQKRRGDTHLRDHNMQWDFWTLSPESAHQVIFLMGDRGIPKTWRHMDGFSSHTFLWQNAGGHRFWVKYHFKTDQGNEFFTDDDAKAQAAEDPDYHLRDLHEAIAHDDPPSWTLSVQVMEFEEAADYRFNPFDLTKVWPHGDYPLHEVGRLILNQNPANYFAEIEQAAFEPANFVPGIGPSPDRMLLGRLFSYPDTHRHRIGVNYLQLPVNAPKPKVRNYNPDGAMTYVNQADPLYAPNSYGGPLPHKDGTEASWGVAGEIMRAAASKHRDDDDFVQAGDLYRKVLYDASRDRLVATIAAHLREGVEEPVIERALDYWRHVDEELGVRLAVEMHQKSEDPAPTEA